The nucleotide sequence AACTCTGAAGAGTTTCATCTTTTATCCCTGAAGAGTTTCATCTTTTATCTATTAAGTACAGTAAAACCTCTGtaatttaatactcgataaattaataacctCGATTAAATTAATAATTTGTCCGGTTCCAACTTGGGACCAGTATAAATTTGGACCCCAATctataaaataataagataataatttttttgaaatcccaatgtaaatatattggtcccatcgaaactataaattaataattagaGTGCTGGGAGTGGTGGTATGTCACCCCCTCGTCTCACACAATGTGACTGAGTCCCCACTCTCCTTGCTAGTCACTTAGTCTAGTCCCCTTGGTCAGTCTCATGGGCGACGGACCTTACCCCATTTACTTTCATTTTTGCTTCTTTTTTTTCAAAtggataaattattaaatataataaaatattattttaacacactAACTGACTTAGGTCACCACTCCtcactttttctgactcagcaaatcacgcctgacatgccaagtgacctcagtcaccactcccagtgctcttactatatatttttttaaatcccAATATACATTGAACTTGACAAGTTCATTAATGTGTGAATGTACATACATGTGAATTTTGAAGGTTCTTGTTTATGTTTTATTCAAATAGTTAAAGTgaacggacatgataatttcgaatgcCGATACATTAATTTGAGAATTGCTCACAAATATAAGCCAATCTTTAAATTGATAATTTATTAGtttatcgatataataatatctcgctaaattaataaaatatcacgatcccaacattattaatttatagaggtttTAATGTATGTGTCATTTGAAACTTTTCTTCTTTGACAAAAATGACATGTCTTAGCATGTAAAATGACCAAAAAATGGTAACATTTAGTATACATGGAAATAGAAATTGGACGACGTTCACCACTTTCTGACTAGAGTTTAACTCCGATATCGAGTTTCAATTGCGGATTAAACTGGTGTTAATATTATTTTTCCTTTTATCGATCATTGGGCTAAAGAAGATATTGGGACTCCTTTTAACTCCAACTTTAACATTGCATTTGAATAAACTCTAAGGGGGCGTTTGGTTCGTGGGATTTCGTGGGATTTGGAGAGATTTGCATTTCAAATCCCATGAAATTTCATGTTTGGTTGGAGGGATTTGCATTTCAAATCCCATAAAATCCTATATATTAAGGATTTTAAAATCCTTTGTATATATGAGGGATTTGAAATCCCATGTTCTAAGATTTTACGTTTACGATTTACGTTTCGCGTTCACGTTTTGGattcgcgtttcgggttcgcttTTCAGGTCcgcgtttcgggttcgcgtttcgggttcgcttTTCGGGTTAccgtttcgggttcgcgtttcgggttcgagtttcgggttcacgtttcgggttcgcgtttcgggttcgcgtttcgagTTCGAGTTCGAGTTtggggttcgcgtttcgggttcacATTTCGGATACGCGATTTGGGTTTGCGTTTTGGGTTCGCGTTTTGGTCTCGCATTTCAGGCTCGCGTTTCGGGCTCGCGTTTCGGGCTCGCGTTTCGAGCTAGCGTTTCGGGCTCGCGTTTTGGGTTCGCTTTTCGGGTTCGTGTtacgggttcgcgtttcgggttcgcgtttcgtgTTCCATTTCGGGTTCGCATTTCGATTTCGGGTTCGCATTTCGGTTTCGGGTTCGCATATCACGGTCGTATTCTCGTTTTGGATTCAAGTTTCAATTTCGGGTTTGCGTTTTGCGATCGTTCCCGTTTCGTGTTCGCATTACAAATTCTGAGATTTGAAAACCTCGAATCAAACAGAAGATACGATTTCAAATCCCAGAATTTTAAATCCCGTGGGATTTCAAATCCTGGAAATTGAAATCCTTAAACCAAACGGCCCCTAATATTAAACTTAACACCGGATTTAGCATCTAACAAGTAGCTACTTGTTAAGTTGTTATCTTATCACAATGGATAATTGTGGAGTTTAAAGCCTTAGAAATCATAATCAGATTTAGCAAAATCAAAAAAGATGATCTTACTATCTTTTAAGATCTTAGATCACTACCTATAGTAACAGACATTAACGGAACTTTTCTCATTCAAATGAGTACAAATAACTTTAACATTCTCTTTTAAATAATTTTTCAATCTTACACTCTCACGTCAAACTTTAAcctattaaaattattttattattaaatacaataaataaatgaAAATACTATAACACTTTACTATAAACAAAAAATACGACtacataaataaattaaaatacgaatacataaattaaataaaaaaatacgaTTACAAAATTAATAAAAGACGATTACTTTAAttagaaaataaataaaaattgacattattaCATTCAAATTATGTAAACTAACCACATTATAGTTTGTTTTGTACTTTGTATTATAAATTAATTGATATGCAGATGGAAGTTTGCCTAGAAAATCTTCAGAAAATGtagaaaatatataaatataaaagaaaaaattaTACTAAAGAGCCAATGACTTGACGGTATCGAAGTCACCCTTACAACTTTGAGGTTGAGGTTCAAGTCCCGTTTACGACatttcgtggtgtatatattcgtgTTAGTATTAGGTGGATGCGTGAGTTtgcttttcaatatatatatatatatatatatatatatatatatatatatatatatatatatatatatatatatatatatatatatatatatatatatatatatatataatgaaaatatcgaATTGTTTAATTACAGTATTTACTAAATTGATTGTGTATTTAGtattaaaacaaataaaaatttagaatacgTGTTAAAATCCTTTGTAAAATGGTATTGCCTTTAATTACTTTTTAGCGACATAtattgtgaatttttaatataaaattgtagTATTCTACAATTTcaaatatttaatttttaaatttaaaatatatGACATAAACAAAACAAAAGGCTTTTATATGAGAATTGTCACATAAGCAAAAATGAAATCATCATTTTACGAATTTATAAGAAACTAATTACTTTCGTGTACAGAGAGCTTCTTGTTCTTTATTTAATTAGGCCTTTATAATTAACGTGACTGTCATGctcagaatgaaatgaaaaactatTACGAAATCTCCAAGTATTCTATGCTGACATCTTTTGGTATCAACATCTCAATATTATTAATCAAATAGTTTACGTACTTTTTTGTATATACATCTAGCTAGAGTTGTGTCAAATAACTTCAATTGTGTTTTTATATGAAAAAACAGAAAGCACATATTGTCTTTCCAGCACATTTGGTAGCCGAAGCAATCTCAACGCTCCATGGGCTCGATCTAAGATGGTCAGGCCCAATCACGCCACAAGAAATGGAATACGTCAACCAATATATTTTCGCAAAATACCCTGAATACTACAACGGCCTTATAGTTGAACAAGGCGACCATATTGATCTATACAATATATGTAACAACGACGAATCAACTTTTAAGCCAAGTATAACCAATGACCAACGAAGGTACTCCCCACGTGTTATCACCATTAAAGACTCATCTTCACCTTCTTCATTTAGCCCCATAAAAGATCTTGATGGTACCCAATTAGAGCCTTCTAAATTACTAGAAATATTAAACAAAAAATCCTCATTTCAAGGTAATTTCATGTCAATACCCGAAATCCAAGTGCGAAACAAGGCTTTACAAAATTGTGGGCTACAAGAAGATGAGTATTTAGTTTTGTTTACTACAACTTTTAAAGAAGCTATGGTTATGATAGGAGAATCATACCCTTTTTATAAAGGGAATTATTACATGAGTATTATAAGTGAAAAAGAGGATTCGATTAGAGAATTTGTGACTACTAAAGACTCGAAAGTTATAGCAGCTCCTGAATCATGGTTAGATTTAAGAATCAAAGGGTCACAACTTAGTCAATATTTTAGGCGAAAGTGTAAGTATAGTCCGAAAGGGTTATTTGCATATCCGGCTTATATGAATGGGACTAGTTACTCAATGCATTGGATCTCTGAAGGGCATCGAAATTCTTGGCATGTTCTTTTGGACGCAACTGAATTGGAACCAAAAAGGGAGCGATTAACGTTGGCACTTCATAGGCCTGATTTCGTGATTTGCAGTGTTGAAAATACGCATGCTCAACCGTCGAAAATTAATTGTCTTTTGGTAAGGAGAAAATCGTTCGAGAATGCTCAACCTTTGATGGATGGTTTTTGATGTTAATATGTAGGACTTTGTATGTAAAAGTTATGGTCTTTGCTTTGAGATGTATTGATCAAATCATATTAGTATGTTTGTAATAATGTAACTTTGATTTGTAATTAATAATTGAGACTTTTTATATGATTCCTAAAATTTAACATCACAAGTTAACTCTTATATGaatcataaattttaatataacaaaATACATGATTCCTAAAGTTTGATATCGAATAATTACAATGTTTCTAATAATGGAACTTTTATATGATTCTTAAAATCTAATATCACAAGATACATAATTAGAGATCTTTTACATGTGCTTATCGTTTCATTTAGTGTATAgcatttcattatttatttatttttcctaCACAAAAGGTATgtatcaatttttattttttagttttcACCATTGGTTGGATATCCTCACGAAAGCAATCTCTCTACTATAGAGtatagagagagatgactttctcttcATGTAACTGGAGAATTTTTTTTTCTCTACACGTGGGTGGAGAAACGACTTCTATTCTATTCTATGGAAGAGGAATGATTATCTACATCTCACATCTCCTTTACCTCGCGAGCACGGGATTGGGtagcattgttgttgttgttgtacataATTAGATATTATTATTGTAATCGTAATTAGAGATTATCACAAAATACTACTTAAAGATTATCCCAAAATACTCTCTGCCTCTCTATTGTCCACTATTCATTTTTGGAATGTTCTTTTATGCTCATATTTTATACATGTATAAGAAAAAAATCGATAAAATGTAAGGGGTAAGACTGAAAAGTTAACAAAAAATATGTGtgatagtgttttttttttttaaattgtgtattttttgtCTTCAAACGTATGAACTATTACTTAGAGATTATCAAAAAATACATCTAACGGTATTATCACCATCACTAACACAGTACCTTCCCAAGTAAATTTACCCCCTTTCAATCTTATTAGAGATTATTTTTTCAAACCGCAAGGCTTGCTTCAGGGATGTATGAGGTTTATGATGTGCTAAATCTAATCTATAAAATTGAAACTAGAATTCACTATTATCATTTAATACACGAGTAGGCAACTATCATAATCATGCAGTAAAAGCTATAGTAAGTcctggttcgttccacatggaactgTTGTGATCAAGATTTCAAACTAATAATTATTGTAGTAAGAAGGggagtttttatttttaaattaattaacgCAAAAGTAATTAAACAAGAATTCAATGGAGACAAAGGTATCCACTCAGAATCAATTCACCTGGTTATGATTACTTTGTTAAAACCGATTAAACAATTGAATTGTAGTGATaccgtatttatctgtcgattcctacagtttcgTAACAAATATTTACCTAGATTATAATCAACAAACAATTTAACAtagattataatcaacaattataaaTAAACATTTAAATAAAACACAACCAACATCACACACATAGATAGCCTAGCCCAACATCcaatgcttgatcccatgagtcgACATAGGATTAAGAGGTCAAACTAAGAACAATACCATGACTCCCACTTAATTCAAGTACTAAGTGAAAACTTGTGCCGAACGTCACTGCCGTAACTTAATCTAAACGCCATCTTCCAAGCCAAAACCTCGTGTCGTAtcgttatcttcaatcttcatctttttacatttatttaaaatttaaaaatacaactaatataatacttttacaatttgaaATAAACCAAATTACAAAACTTTGAAATCGAAAATAAATACAATACAACTTTGACTTCATGGTCTCTCAATATATCAATAACCAACATGGCTTAAAATTATCACGACCAACAATCACAACATTTACACAAAACCAAACACATAGGTCGGAATATTATGGGCTATGTATGATATCACAatcttaataactacattattaaaatttACATATGATTTTTTCatagttacaatgcatgtgtataaccatggaataaaacaatTAACAATTATATAACAATTATTCAAGtgataacaattaaatctacaatttaaaatagtgatattcttttaatcatatttgtgcgtcatgaggttaagtctaaatcaaccgagttgactttaaaaaaCAGAAAGGTTTTGACTTTCACCAATAcatcacaaagctaaatctaaagaataatcacgcgacaattaaaacAGTGTAAAAATGGCTCTGATTACCACTGATGGAAgcccgtgtgtacttttaaattttataaacgcaaCGAACATAAGAATAAACATATTTTAATTTAATCATAAATTTTTAATTAACAttcacatgattaacgatccccaAAGAGATCCAAATACACCACTAGTAATTGTCAAATATGTAATTTATAAAGTAGAGTTTAGATATACCTTCGCGAATTGATTTCAGAACGCTAAAAACAATTGTCCACGTCTAGATTGAAACaaatattcaaagtgtatgaatatctctatggttaATCCATATAGCACATCGGGAAACACCAACCAGATGCTAGTTTGTACATAACCGAAAAACAAAATCCCATATTGTTTTAACGTATTGAAAAATTAAAACAAAGCAAGTATGTTTTAATATTTCTTGCCTTCGACTGAAAAGCGCAAAGaagataaattaatatataatagccAAATATATTTACCTTATATATGGAtgtttatatttatgtattatatagatAAGTATAGAAAATAATTGTAAAACCAATTCCAATTGGTTGTTAAGATCTCAATTCTAGAACATTATATTAGGGTACATATAAGCGATGGCACCAAGGAATACAATCACGGTTCATAATTCCAGTATGGTATCAGAGTTTTCGAGTGTTTATGTTACCCACTTTTTCCTTCCGTTAAATTCAACAAACTCGAATTTCGCTCTACTTCTTGTGTCTTCTTAGGTTACACTCCGAATCATCGTGGCTATAAGTGCTACGATCTCTCTAACCACAAAATTATTATCTCGTGCCATGTTATCTTTTATGAACCAATTTTTCCTTTTTCTAATACTAATACATCTACCATTGACTCTTATAAATGCTTCATAGGTTATCATAATCCCCATATCTACACAAATACGTTTCTGTCTCCAACACCAAGTCCAAGCCCACCACCCTCTCACGTAAAGATTTCCTCCAATCCACACACCAAAATCAGTCCACCAATAAATTCTATTGAGCCCGATTCATCTCCATCCAAGAGTCCACTAAGCCCGTCACCTTCTCAATCTCCTCACTCACATTCAAATACTATTACTGACACTTCTATTTCACCTCCAACATCGCCACCTTCTGGTACCACCTTAAATCAACCTTCTTCATCACCTTCTCAGTGGCGGTTCTAGGATTACAAGTCAATGGGGTCCTGAAATTTTTTTTAGTAGTAACTAGAAAAAATTTCAGCCGCGCATTGCTGCGGCACCTTTCGGGTTGCATACTCATAATTAACGTCACGTTATgtatttacaaaataaaaaatgtATTGCCACGGGTGTGTTATGTATAGAAGATAGCCCAGAGTATTTAGCATTTTCTAAAAAGCGTCGGTTTCACGTATAggaagttgcgttgtgttcgtaaaattatttcgagttgaacgatggtgttgaaaaatttaactcgcggcgagcgggaagatatgcTCCGTTAAAGATTTGGGTGGAATTGAGTTAAGTTTGGGGGTGTGATTTTGAAAGTTGCTAAAAGTTTGGGGGGTTTTAGAggtgtttttgggatgattttggtTTTGTAGTTTTGACCAAAGTTTGTGAGTGACTTTGGTCAAAACTACAAAAATCTTGGTGTTGATTAGTATATAAGGTTAATTATATTAGAATGATATTTTAGTGATAGTTTACCTTCAAAAAAATTATAAATTCAAAAAATATATGGGATCTGAGTAGTTTaatttagtggtgtcatatacaatttaaaagaaaaactatagattttaaaaatatatggggtcatacATTTAAATTTAGTGGTCTCCTATACAATTTACAGAGTATTTTCTATTAAAAAATTTTAAACTAGcggtgtcccgtgaccccacggaCTTATACCTACATTCACCACTGCACCTTCTGTTCCTTTGCCTCTTCACACTCGTACTATTCAAACTCGTTCCATGTCGGGTATTGTCAAACCCAAAATTCCATTTAATCTCTCGGCTACTACTACTCTTTCTCAGCTACCAACTAACCCCAAAGATGCTCTTGCCGATTCCAATTGGAAGCATGCCAAGGTCGACGAGTATAAGGCTttaatggataataataataatacatgggtTCTTGTTCCTCGTTTACTTAACATGCAGGTTATTAGATCTATGTGGATATACAGGCACAAAATGAAATCTGATGGGACATTTGAACGTTACAAAGCTCGTTTGGTTGGTGATGGTTGGTCACAACAACCTGATATTGACTATTATGAGACTTTCAGTCCCGTTGTTAAACCTGTAACTATTCGCATGGTCCTTAGTATAGCCGTTTCCAACTCTTGATAAATTCATGAACATAGTGTTAAAAATGCTTTTCTACATAGGAATTTAAACGGAACGGTTTATATGTGCCAACCGATGGGTTTTTGTGACGCTAACTAACCGGATCATGTATGCTTATAGAAAAAAATCTCTCTATGGTTTGAAGCAAGCGCCTCGTGCATGGTATCAAAGGTTTGCCAATTTCGCATCAACCATCGACTTTACGCATAGCAGGTGTGACCATTCTCTTTTCATTTATCACCATGGTCAAGATGTCGCTTACATCTTACTCTATGTTGACGATATTGTACTTGTTACATCAGGAGAGTTGTTAAAACAGAAACTCATGCTTCTTTTCTCACGTGAATTCCCTATAAAGGATTTGGGTCCGTTACATTCTTTTTTGGGTAATTCAGTTACACGCTCATCGGATGGTTTGTTTTTAGATTAACATGCATATCCCAAAGACATAATACAATGCAACGGTTTGTCTGTATGTAACGTTGCCACTACACCAATGGGCACTTATGGTAAAGTCATTTCCCACTCCGGAACCCGATATCCGGATCCTACCAAATATCCAAGCTTAGCGGGTGCCTTACAATACTTAACATTTACACACCGAGATATATCTTACGCAGTTCAACAGGGTTGTTTGCATATGCACGATCCAAAAGATGTTCACATGTTGGTTCTTAAACTCATATTACGATACTTGCAAGGTACACCGACTCTAGGTCTTCATATCAATAAGTCTCGATTAACTTCTTTGGTTGCTTTTACGGACGTGGATTAGGGTGTATGTCCTGATACTCGACGTTCTACTTTGGGTTATTGTGTCTACTTTGGTGATAATCTCATTTCATGGTCTTCAAAGCATCAGCCTACATTTTCTAGGTCTAGTGCGGAGGCTgatgatattgctccaaacgaacatatatttagttgcaatatcatcccaatatgtaaagtttctagttgcaattgttctattttcaggtaatattcgtttaaataaataagtgcgaagataaaagaagaaaacgacgatttgaagacgaagATGACCAAAAAGttaaaacgtacaagttacaatccaagtggttcaatttattgatgagaaacgtctaaaaattacaagagtacaagtagtggaatgcaaagtacaagatatctaagcataggAAAAGGCgtacgaaaatccagaaccgagacatgaaccgagcatcaacgcgcgagtcaacgaacctaaagttacaagtcaactatgcacatgaatataatataatatatatatataattatataaaattatatatattatattatataattaaatattatgtcgacaaactaaaaaaTAAATTAATGTGAGCTGGCCAGCtttcccatgcgagtgcatgggaaatacactgaaatctcatgcgagtgcatgagcttcgTGATCCAAAAAAGTTGTATAAATTGGCTAGTTTTCTAACGAGTTCTTACCACCTCTACAcactctttctttctttctctgtaatttatatttatatttataatattaagtttaatttaagattaataataattggtaagaaatgttttacgggttttaaagtcgaaactctgtccgtgcgacgctacgcgataaataatcactgtaagctatgttcttcctttttaaattaatgtatcgtaactaagttattattatgcttatttgagccgaagtaatcatgatattggactaaatattaagatggggttattagattttgtactataattggggtttggacaaaagaccgacacttgtggacattggactatggactattaatagatggggggtattgtttaATCGAATGActactcattggaatctgtcgaacctatcttcaaattagttactctaataattatttaatgattatgtatgtcctatttagtgacgtttatacgacatcttttacaatcatttaattaattatttggattgggtaattgattattcattctgatcaagtgggtaaattaatattcatatctcattaaaacatgggtggattacatacaaggataatttgtgtaattgttaacaaagtattaaaaccttggattacacgcagtcgataacctggtgtaattattaacaaagtattaaaaccttgttacagtttgaatccctaattagttggaatatttgacttcgagaataaggttaatttgacgatcattttataattatgaccgatggactattatgggcaaaaaccagataggtttcaaataattccaggacaaaggacaattaacccagactaataaattaaaatcaaaatatcaaacatcaagattacggaagtttaaataagcataattcttttattgtatttctcatcgtacttttaattactgtcgTTTAATTTGTCGtaattttattttacgcattttaattattgttatttatctttacgctttatttaaaatcgacaaaccggtcattaaatggtaaaaccccccttttataataataataaacacttatatgtaaatatatatatttgtataaatatagttgttaaaaatatagtacgtaatcactagctccctgtggaacgaaccggacttactaaaaactacactactctacgattttccatgtttatatatattaattgagattgatatttacatgattaaatgtttccaacatgttaagcaatcaaacttgttaagacttgattaattgaaatatgtttcatatagacaattgaccacccaagttgaccggtgattcacgaacgttaaaacttgtaaaaactatatgatgacatatatatggatatatatatatatatagttaacatgatactatgataagtaaacatatcattaagtatattaacaatgaactacatatgtaaaaataagactactaacttaatgatttttaaacgagacatatatgtaacgattatcgttgtaaagacatttaatgtatatatatatcatattaagagatatttatacatgataatatcatgataatataataatttaaaatctcatttgatattataaacattgggttaacaacttttaacaagatcgttaacctaaaggtttcaaaacaacacttacatgtaacgactaacgatgacttaacgactcagttaaaatgtatatacatgtagtgttttaatatgtatttatacacttttgaaagacttcaatacacttatcaaaatacttctacttaacaaaaatgcttacaattacatcctcgttcagtttcatcaacaattctactcgtatgcacccgtattcttactcgtacaatacacagcttttagatgtatgtactattggtatatacactccaatgatcagctcttagcagcccatgtgagtcacctaacacatgtaggaaccatcatttggcaactagcatgaaatatctcataaaattacaaaaatatgagtaatcattcatgacttatttacatgaaaacaaaattacatatcctttatatctaatacatacaccaacgaccaaaaacacctacaaacactttcattattcaattttcttcatctaattgatctctctctcaagttctatcttcaagttctaagtgttcttcatatattctacaagttctagttacataaaatcaagaatactttcaagtttgctagctcacttccaatcttgtaagatgatcatccaacctcaagaaatctttgtttcttacagtagtttatcattctaatacaaggtaataatcatattcaaactttggttcaatttctataactataacaatcttatttcaagtgatgatcttacttgaacttgttttcgtgtcatgattctgcttcaagaacttcgagccatccaaggatccgttgaagctagatccatttttcttttttccagtaggtttatccaaggaacttaaggtagtaatgatgttcataacatcattcgattcatatatataaagctatcttattcgaaggtttaaacttgtaatcactagaacatagtttagttaattctaaacttgttcgcaaacaaaagttaatccttctaacttgacttttaaaatcaactaaacacatgttctatatctatatgatatgctaacttaatgatttaaaacctggaaacacgaaaaacaccgtaaaaccggatttacgccgtcgtagtaacaccgcgggctgttttgggttagttaattaaaaactctgataaactttgattaaaaagttgttattctgagaaaatgatttttattatgaacatgaaactatatccaaaaattatggttaaactcaaagtggaagtatgttttctaaaatggtcatctagacgtcgttctttcgactgaaatgactacctttacaaaaacgacttgtaacttatttttctaactataaacctataccttttctgtttagattcataaaatagagttcaatatgaaaccatagcaatttgattcactaaaaacggatttaaaatgaagaagttatgggtaaaacaagattggataatttttctcattttagctacgtgaaaattggtaacaaatctattccaaccataacttaatcaacttgtattgtatattatgtaatcttgagataccatagacacgtatacaatgtttcgaactatcctgtcgacacatctatatatgtttcggaacaaccataga is from Rutidosis leptorrhynchoides isolate AG116_Rl617_1_P2 chromosome 10, CSIRO_AGI_Rlap_v1, whole genome shotgun sequence and encodes:
- the LOC139873656 gene encoding uncharacterized protein; amino-acid sequence: MKKQKAHIVFPAHLVAEAISTLHGLDLRWSGPITPQEMEYVNQYIFAKYPEYYNGLIVEQGDHIDLYNICNNDESTFKPSITNDQRRYSPRVITIKDSSSPSSFSPIKDLDGTQLEPSKLLEILNKKSSFQGNFMSIPEIQVRNKALQNCGLQEDEYLVLFTTTFKEAMVMIGESYPFYKGNYYMSIISEKEDSIREFVTTKDSKVIAAPESWLDLRIKGSQLSQYFRRKCKYSPKGLFAYPAYMNGTSYSMHWISEGHRNSWHVLLDATELEPKRERLTLALHRPDFVICSVENTHAQPSKINCLLVRRKSFENAQPLMDGF
- the LOC139870596 gene encoding uncharacterized mitochondrial protein AtMg00820-like → MSGIVKPKIPFNLSATTTLSQLPTNPKDALADSNWKHAKVDEYKALMDNNNNTWVLVPRLLNMQVIRSMWIYRHKMKSDGTFERYKARLVGDGWSQQPDIDYYETFSPVVKPVTIRMVLSIAVSNS